The Synechococcus sp. M16.1 genome includes the window AGTGAATCCTTTCGGCAAATTGCCCGCCCTCAAAGACGACACCAATGGCTTGGTGCTGTTTGAGTCAGGCGCCATTCTTCAGTATTTATCTGAGAATTACGCCAACGAAGTCCATGACGCCGCAACACGTGCTTCGATCAGCCAGTGGATTCTTTTTGCAAACTCGACTTTAGCGATCGTCTTGTTCGTTCCCTCAAATAAGGAACGGGAGTTTCCCCGACTGATGGCAACCCTGAATGATATCTACACCAAGAAACAGTTTTTAGTGGGGGATGCCTGGACCGCAGCAGACTGCGCCGTCAATGCATACCTCGGCTATCTCCCCATTTTCTATCCCAACGAAGATCTCTCGGCTTATCCCGAAATCCAAGCTCTCAATGAGCGAACACGATCCAACCCGAATTACAGAGCAATCATGGGGCTTTGAATCATTTAATTGCCGTTGAATTTTCACGTTCTGCTTGTATTTAACTTTCTGCCCTGCTCGATGCTTCCAACTCCGCATCACCCAAGGGACTGGCGTCTGTCTGCTGTGAGCAGTCCTATCTGGAACGCTGCTTAGTCTTGCCGGCATGCGCAATTCCTTCTTCGATCAGAGCCTCGACGCCGGCGCAATCCGTCGTCGCGTGCAGGAGCTCTCGACCGGCAAGGTGGGGTTCTACAGCGTCGGGCTTTATCCAGCTTCGCTGGCCTACAACTGCGCCATGCAGAACGCCAAAGGGCGTCTGCTGCTGGCCCCTCGCCCCGGCCGGGACCTCCTGGGAGCCTTCCCCCAGGAGACGATTGCAACGATGGACGATGAGCACGTGGAGACCGTGCTCAACATGGGCGGCCAGCGCATCGGAGGTGAGCTGGTTGCCAACACCCTGAGCGATCTGATCCAGCGCTGCGAGCTTGTGGTGCTCAGCGCCAACAGCAATCACATCGAAGAAGACCTCCAGGAAGCCTGCCGCCTGCGCAAGGAGCTCCATCGGGAGCAGGTGGTTCTGGCCTGCCTGGCGGGATCCTTCAGCCATGACCCGATCAGCAACAGCGCCTATGTGCTGTGCGAACAACAACCCGAGCTCGCCTTCTTCTCCGGCTTCCATCGCCATGGGGCTCTGCGCAACCCCTTCGACAGCTTCACCGCCAATTTCTGCCATCCCAATGCCCTGACGGCCATGTTGGGGGCTCAACTGATGGATCAACTGTCCCCGAACATCCAGGTCTCCGCCGGTGTTCACAACGTGGAGGGGCAGTTCATCAAGGCCGCCAAAAACATGGCCTCGGTGTTCGCCGGTTTCGGCTACGGCTTCCATCAGGAAAATCCCGGGATATTGCCAACGCTGCTGACCCTGCTGCTGAACCAGTGCCTGGACCAGGCGGCCACCGTTTCGATGGCACGCCCCGACCGTCAACGGCTGTACCACCGGCAGCCCTTTCCGCTCACGGAACTGGGCTACGCCGTCCCCAGGATTGAATCCACCCTGGTGCGCGATGGCGACTTTGAGCGGGTGCGTGACCACACCTTCAGCCAACTCACGGCAATGGTGGCCGATGTGCGCGGCAGCATGATGCTGCCGGTCTCCGGAAGCCCCACCCGCAACTTCCAGGCCGGGCAAGTGATGGCCGAGGCGATGCGCGATCAAGGCCGCTGCCCCCATTCCATGGAGGAATTGGAGCAGTGGTGTGAAGCCGCAGGCCTGCGCAAGGGTGGACTGGAGGGGCTCAAATCCCTGCGGTACTGGCCTCAGATCGCCCGCAAGTACGCCATCCCAGCCAACGACGCCTCGATGGTGAACCTGCTGTACATGGCAATTTACGGGCGGGCAGGCGTGAAGGAGACCGCCTACCGGGTGATGACGGAAAGCCGTGAACTCTCCAGTTACTGCCAGGAATCCGTGCGGCCCAGCCACAGCCGTCGCTACGCCGAGGCACTTCAGAACCTCGATGTTCCCAAAGCCCTCGAGCTGGTGGTGAATGCCGTGATTGCCGACAACGCCAATCAGGCCATGGGCAGCAAGATGGCCCTGAACGAGAACGGTGAGACCGGGGCACCGGCCTACCTGGAGCTCATGGATGTGATCGAAAGCCAGCTCGATGCCTGAGTCGGCTGTGGTTCTGCACACCTGAACGGGGCAAGGCACCGGAAGAACGGCAAGGTGCCATGTGAGACCCATGCGACCGTTCATGACCGAGGCCCTGGAAGCCATCGCCGATCGCTTCCATCCTCGCGAGGGGATCAAAGCCATCCGTTCCCTTGGTTCGGGCAACGTCAACGAAACGTTCCTCGTGACCCACGAGGGACAGGACGGCGCGTTCGTCATGCAACGCCTGAACACAAACGTGTTTGATCGGCCTGACCTGGTGATGCAGAACCTGCAGGCCCTGGGCGACCACATGGAACGCCGTCTCGCCTCTCCACCACCACAATTGAAGGGGCGGCGCTGGGAAGTGCCCAGGGTGGTTCCCTGTCGGCGAGAGGCCTCCCCCTGGATCGAACAGAACGGAGAGTTCTGGCGCTCGATCACGTACATCGGCGCAGCAACCACCAGCGATGTCATCCGGGACAGTGCCCATGCCCAGGAAGTGGGCTACGGGCTGGGAATGTTCCACCACCTGATCAGCGATCTGCCCATCAATCAACTGGCGGACATCCTCGAGAATTTCCACGTCACGCCGGCCTACCTCCAACACTTCGATGCGGTCGCCAAAGCCACAGACCGCCTTGGTCCTGCCGAACGTGACGCCTGCGCGTTCATCGAGGCACGTCGTCAGGGCATCGATGTGCTGGAAGCAGCGCTCAGCCGCGGTGAACTCCATCACCGCCCCATCCATGGGGACCCCAAGATCAACAACGTGATGATCGATGAGGCCAGCGGCCAGGCGATCGGTCTGATCGATCTGGACACCGTCAAACCGGGGCTTGTTCACTACGACATCGGTGACTGTGTGCGCTCCTGCTGCAATCCAGCCGGAGAGGAAACCCTCTGCCTCGACGATGTGAACTTCGACATGGAGCTCTGTGAGGCGATCCTCACGGGCTATCTCTCCGTTGCTGGTGGGTTCCTGAGTGACTGGGACCTGCACTATCTGCCCCACTGCATCCGCCTGATCCCCCTGGAGCTTGGCCTGCGCTTTCTCACGGATCACCTGGAGGGCGATGTGTATTTCCGCTGCGATCGACCTGGGCACAACCTGCAACGGGCCCTGGTGCAGTTCCGACTTACCGAAGCGGTGGAGCAGCAGTTCAACGCCCTGGAGCAACTGGTTGCGCGGCTGA containing:
- a CDS encoding glutathione S-transferase family protein, with product MLQYLSENYANEVHDAATRASISQWILFANSTLAIVLFVPSNKEREFPRLMATLNDIYTKKQFLVGDAWTAADCAVNAYLGYLPIFYPNEDLSAYPEIQALNERTRSNPNYRAIMGL
- a CDS encoding phosphotransferase enzyme family protein, coding for MTEALEAIADRFHPREGIKAIRSLGSGNVNETFLVTHEGQDGAFVMQRLNTNVFDRPDLVMQNLQALGDHMERRLASPPPQLKGRRWEVPRVVPCRREASPWIEQNGEFWRSITYIGAATTSDVIRDSAHAQEVGYGLGMFHHLISDLPINQLADILENFHVTPAYLQHFDAVAKATDRLGPAERDACAFIEARRQGIDVLEAALSRGELHHRPIHGDPKINNVMIDEASGQAIGLIDLDTVKPGLVHYDIGDCVRSCCNPAGEETLCLDDVNFDMELCEAILTGYLSVAGGFLSDWDLHYLPHCIRLIPLELGLRFLTDHLEGDVYFRCDRPGHNLQRALVQFRLTEAVEQQFNALEQLVARLKQQPSPNL